A window from Shewanella livingstonensis encodes these proteins:
- the ubiT gene encoding ubiquinone anaerobic biosynthesis accessory factor UbiT, which produces MAQAFTQQLSQQLAKNVLHFAPQVSRRSLNVIPEKLKIVVINKLLNIVLAQQLKSDELDFLKQKWVGICVDDIGLRFEVGVEQQLRVRAFTQPDVTLSANVPELILVAAGKEDPDTLFFQRKLRIEGDTELGLEVKNLLLSIELDNLPKPARIGIEQLAKMLNILNPSE; this is translated from the coding sequence ATGGCACAAGCATTTACACAACAATTATCGCAACAATTAGCAAAAAATGTATTACATTTTGCGCCTCAAGTGAGTCGTCGATCGCTTAATGTGATACCAGAAAAGTTAAAAATAGTCGTCATTAATAAACTACTCAATATCGTGTTAGCACAACAATTGAAGTCCGATGAACTCGATTTTCTCAAACAAAAATGGGTAGGCATTTGTGTTGATGATATTGGTTTGCGTTTTGAGGTGGGTGTGGAACAACAATTACGGGTGCGTGCCTTTACTCAGCCCGATGTGACATTAAGCGCTAATGTGCCTGAATTAATTTTGGTTGCGGCAGGTAAAGAAGACCCCGACACACTGTTTTTTCAGCGTAAATTACGTATAGAAGGCGATACTGAGTTAGGTTTAGAAGTTAAAAATCTATTGTTGTCCATTGAGTTAGATAACTTACCTAAACCCGCTCGGATAGGTATTGAACAGCTAGCAAAAATGCTCAACATATTAAACCCCAGTGAATGA
- a CDS encoding PA2779 family protein, producing MKKVLVVAAVMLTYLTCISTAHAGIVSSEQVIVQQQNIYNKQQVISMLDNVEVQNKLVALGVSLADAEMRIASMTDQEVNQLNTQINDMPAAAGGVVGVVVTVLVVLVVLDLVGVTDVFSFIRPIN from the coding sequence ATGAAAAAAGTTCTTGTAGTCGCCGCAGTAATGTTAACTTATTTGACTTGTATTTCAACCGCCCACGCTGGCATCGTGTCTTCGGAACAGGTTATTGTTCAACAACAAAACATATATAATAAACAACAAGTTATTTCAATGCTTGATAACGTTGAAGTACAAAACAAACTGGTAGCACTTGGTGTTAGTTTGGCGGATGCTGAAATGCGTATTGCCAGTATGACCGATCAGGAAGTCAATCAATTAAATACCCAGATAAATGATATGCCTGCAGCTGCTGGTGGCGTAGTTGGGGTTGTTGTCACGGTATTAGTAGTATTGGTGGTACTTGATTTAGTGGGTGTAACCGATGTATTTTCTTTCATTCGGCCGATAAACTAA
- a CDS encoding PA2778 family cysteine peptidase encodes MPPQTAILLANPPDISARYQIPEVPFYPQEDYFCGPTTLAEVFNFYGISKTPQQIAPALFIPDLQGSLQIEMVAAARQQGLLAYAEPGNLTQLLSLVSEDIPVIILQNLSTSWYPMWHYAVVTGYDLDHQQVVLHSGTDKNRIAELKVFERTWLRGQYWLLAAVPVDKVSSHFDRFIYTSAAQDLLSIGQSTPGVNALKNATRQWPDYWLSYFLLGNYYLAIDNAKAAFWYQQGLSYTAKQAEQQAAYLNNYAYSLSVAGCKLRAIETIDKALKLQPEDDNMLNTKNDIEKMSDNVRCSVNETPLGAFN; translated from the coding sequence GTGCCGCCCCAGACAGCCATTCTATTAGCCAACCCGCCCGACATTTCGGCTAGATATCAAATCCCTGAGGTTCCTTTTTACCCTCAAGAGGATTATTTCTGTGGTCCTACAACCCTCGCTGAAGTGTTCAATTTTTACGGGATAAGTAAAACACCTCAGCAAATAGCGCCCGCACTGTTTATTCCTGATTTACAGGGTAGTTTGCAAATTGAAATGGTGGCCGCCGCGCGTCAACAGGGGCTGCTTGCTTATGCAGAACCGGGTAATCTGACACAACTACTGTCGTTGGTGAGTGAAGATATTCCAGTTATTATTTTACAAAATCTATCAACCTCATGGTATCCCATGTGGCATTACGCAGTAGTGACAGGCTATGACCTTGATCATCAGCAGGTAGTGCTCCATTCAGGCACAGATAAAAACCGGATTGCGGAACTTAAAGTCTTTGAACGAACCTGGTTGCGAGGTCAGTATTGGTTGTTGGCTGCAGTGCCGGTAGATAAGGTCAGTTCACATTTTGACCGGTTTATTTACACCAGCGCCGCCCAAGATTTGCTCAGTATTGGTCAATCTACTCCTGGGGTTAATGCCCTTAAAAATGCAACTAGACAATGGCCAGACTACTGGTTGAGTTACTTTTTGCTGGGAAATTATTATTTAGCTATTGATAACGCAAAGGCCGCTTTTTGGTATCAACAGGGATTAAGTTATACCGCGAAACAGGCTGAACAGCAGGCCGCTTATTTAAATAACTATGCCTATAGTTTGTCTGTCGCGGGTTGTAAACTGCGTGCAATAGAGACGATTGATAAAGCGCTTAAATTGCAACCTGAAGATGACAATATGCTAAACACTAAAAATGACATAGAAAAAATGTCAGATAATGTACGTTGTTCAGTTAACGAAACTCCTTTAGGGGCATTTAATTAA
- a CDS encoding YfhL family 4Fe-4S dicluster ferredoxin, whose amino-acid sequence MALIIDDSCINCDMCEPECPNEAITMGEEVYEIDPALCTECVGHYDKPTCVSVCPIDCIDPDPEHKESQDELLIKYARLTGK is encoded by the coding sequence ATGGCATTAATCATTGACGATAGCTGCATTAATTGTGATATGTGTGAGCCCGAATGCCCCAATGAGGCGATCACTATGGGCGAAGAAGTGTATGAAATTGATCCCGCATTGTGTACCGAATGTGTTGGCCATTACGATAAACCGACCTGTGTATCAGTTTGCCCGATTGATTGTATTGACCCAGACCCGGAGCATAAGGAGTCTCAAGACGAGCTTTTAATCAAATATGCTCGGCTCACAGGCAAGTAG
- the yegQ gene encoding tRNA 5-hydroxyuridine modification protein YegQ, which translates to MFKPELLSPAGTLKNMRYAFAYGADAVYAGQPRYSLRVRNNDFKMETLAAGIEEAHALGKKLYVVSNIAPHNAKLKTYIKDMQPVIAMKPDAVIMSDPGLIMMVREAFPEQVVHLSVQANAINWASVKFWQQQGIKRVILSRELSLDEIEEIRQRCPDIELEVFVHGALCMAYSGRCLLSGYMNKRDPNQGTCTNSCRWKYDVHPAQQTETGDIIPVAPTVQFESPTLGSGQPSSDIVLLQEAGRPGEYMPAFEDEHGTYIMNSKDLRAIQHVDRLTRMGIDSLKIEGRTKSFYYVARTAQLYRQAIEDAATGKDFDRTLMNNLEGLAHRGYTEGFLRRHVHDEYQNYQYGHSVSDSQQFVGEFTGKRNIEGLAEIDVKNKFSVGDSVEIMTTEGNFVITIESLFNRKGESINSALGSGHFVFLALGADINIDKAMLMRNLPEGMDTRNPHQPA; encoded by the coding sequence ATGTTTAAACCTGAATTATTATCTCCCGCCGGTACGCTTAAAAATATGCGTTACGCCTTTGCTTATGGTGCCGATGCTGTTTACGCTGGCCAACCTCGTTATAGTTTACGAGTTAGAAATAATGATTTTAAAATGGAAACTCTCGCGGCAGGTATTGAAGAGGCTCATGCCCTAGGCAAAAAATTGTATGTTGTCAGTAATATTGCCCCGCACAATGCTAAGCTAAAAACCTATATTAAAGACATGCAACCTGTGATTGCGATGAAACCCGATGCGGTGATCATGTCTGACCCTGGGCTTATCATGATGGTCCGCGAAGCGTTTCCTGAACAAGTCGTTCACTTATCGGTTCAAGCAAATGCCATCAACTGGGCCTCGGTCAAATTTTGGCAACAACAAGGCATTAAGCGAGTCATTTTATCGCGTGAGTTATCACTGGATGAAATTGAAGAGATTCGTCAACGCTGTCCAGATATTGAATTAGAAGTGTTTGTTCACGGCGCACTTTGCATGGCGTACTCAGGCCGTTGTTTGCTCTCCGGCTATATGAATAAACGCGATCCTAATCAAGGAACCTGTACCAATTCATGCCGTTGGAAATACGATGTGCACCCAGCACAGCAAACAGAGACTGGCGATATCATCCCTGTAGCTCCAACTGTACAGTTTGAAAGCCCTACATTAGGTTCAGGCCAACCCAGTAGCGACATTGTCCTATTACAAGAAGCTGGTCGTCCTGGCGAGTATATGCCTGCATTTGAAGATGAACATGGCACTTACATTATGAACTCAAAAGATTTACGAGCGATTCAACATGTAGATCGGTTAACTAGAATGGGTATTGATTCATTAAAAATTGAAGGTCGTACTAAATCTTTTTACTATGTGGCCCGCACCGCACAATTATATCGCCAAGCGATTGAAGATGCCGCAACTGGCAAAGACTTTGATCGTACATTAATGAACAACCTTGAAGGCTTAGCACATCGTGGCTATACCGAAGGGTTTTTACGTCGTCACGTTCATGATGAATATCAAAATTATCAATACGGCCATTCAGTGAGTGATAGTCAGCAATTTGTTGGTGAATTCACCGGCAAACGAAATATTGAAGGGTTAGCTGAAATTGATGTTAAAAATAAATTCTCGGTCGGCGACAGTGTTGAAATAATGACAACCGAAGGTAATTTTGTTATCACTATTGAATCGTTATTTAATCGCAAAGGTGAATCAATCAATTCAGCTTTAGGTTCGGGGCATTTTGTGTTTCTAGCGCTTGGGGCAGATATTAATATCGACAAAGCCATGCTAATGCGTAACTTACCTGAGGGAATGGATACTAGAAACCCTCATCAACCTGCTTAA